One Sinorhizobium mexicanum genomic region harbors:
- a CDS encoding glutathione S-transferase family protein produces MKLYQGIGPNSYRVRIFMAEKGITLPMVDIDFFKGEHRAPDFLKLNSLGQIPVLALDDGTIITESVAICRYLEETHPEPPLFGTDAVSRAKVEMWNRRAELVIFTTIGNVALHTEDFFKDRLAQFPAFAETERKAAPTKWAWLDRELADGRPFLAGEHFSIADITAGVCGWLGEAFGMEIPDSLENVKRWNERVRSRPSWNA; encoded by the coding sequence ATGAAGCTCTACCAGGGCATCGGCCCGAATTCCTATCGCGTGCGCATCTTCATGGCGGAAAAGGGCATCACACTGCCGATGGTGGACATCGATTTCTTTAAGGGCGAGCACAGGGCGCCGGACTTCCTTAAGCTCAATTCGCTCGGACAGATCCCGGTGCTGGCGCTCGATGACGGCACGATCATCACCGAGAGCGTGGCGATCTGCCGGTATCTCGAGGAGACGCATCCCGAGCCGCCGCTCTTCGGCACCGATGCCGTCAGCCGCGCCAAGGTCGAGATGTGGAACCGGCGGGCGGAACTGGTGATCTTCACGACCATCGGCAATGTCGCGCTCCACACCGAAGACTTCTTCAAGGATCGCCTGGCGCAGTTTCCGGCCTTCGCGGAAACCGAGCGCAAGGCGGCGCCGACGAAATGGGCCTGGCTCGATCGCGAGCTTGCCGATGGCCGGCCATTCCTCGCCGGCGAGCATTTTTCGATCGCCGACATTACCGCCGGCGTCTGCGGTTGGCTGGGCGAAGCCTTCGGCATGGAAATCCCGGATTCGCTCGAGAATGTGAAGCGCTGGAACGAGCGGGTCAGGAGCCGGCCGAGCTGGAATGCTTGA